One window from the genome of Cricetulus griseus strain 17A/GY chromosome 2, alternate assembly CriGri-PICRH-1.0, whole genome shotgun sequence encodes:
- the Rmnd1 gene encoding required for meiotic nuclear division protein 1 homolog isoform X4: MPARLLQTLASLSSASLKAYQCKRLARLPLKPLTESESTACRKSLKIQQCLDSFFPQITADSLNNPKILEMSRIISNESRPFSLNAVHCWDGKACLPTMHPFGTPRKVAHKPNLLCAKWFIKTVKRHHSVSTETLVPKQDLPQIKRPLKASRTRQPSRTNLPELSVNEDLMQCTAFATADEYHLGSLSQELVSCGYVEVTSLPRDAANVLVMGVENTAKEGDPGMIFLFRLTLLLFESGKELLCSGT; the protein is encoded by the exons ATGCCAGCCAGGCTTCTCCAAACCCTGGCCTCTTTATCGAGTGCATCATTAAAGGCATACCAATGCAAGAGACTTGCTCGGCTTCCACTAAAGCCACTTACGGAATCTGAAAGTACAGCATGCCGAAAGAGCCTGAAAATACAGCAATGTTTAGACTCATTCTTTCCTCAAATAACAGCTGACAGCTTGAATAATCCAAAGATCCTGGAAATGAGCCGGATAATATCAAATGAAAGCAGACCCTTTTCATTAAACGCTGTCCACTGTTGGGATGGAAAAGCTTGCCTGCCAACCATGCACCCCTTTGGGACTCCCAGGAAAGTGGCCCACAAACCAAATCTCTTATGTGCTAAGTGGtttataaaaacagtaaaaaggcATCATTCTGTATCCACTGAAACACTTGTCCCAAAACAAGACCTTCCACAGATCAAGAGGCCCCTGAAGGCATCCAGGACCCGCCAGCCCTCCAGGACCAACCTTCCAGAGCTGTCTGTGAATGAG GACCTGATGCAGTGCACAGCATTTGCAACTGCAGATGAGTATCACCTGGGAAGTCTGTCTCAAGAGCTGGTCTCCTGTGGATATGTGGAAGTGACAAGCCTGCCTAGAG ATGCAGCCAATGTTTTGGTGATGGGTGTGGAGAACACTGCAAAAGAAGGTGATCCTGGAATGATATTCTTGTTCAG GTTGACTCTCCTATTATTTGAATCAGGGAAGGAGCTACTGTGTTCTGGAACGTAA
- the Rmnd1 gene encoding required for meiotic nuclear division protein 1 homolog isoform X1, which produces MPARLLQTLASLSSASLKAYQCKRLARLPLKPLTESESTACRKSLKIQQCLDSFFPQITADSLNNPKILEMSRIISNESRPFSLNAVHCWDGKACLPTMHPFGTPRKVAHKPNLLCAKWFIKTVKRHHSVSTETLVPKQDLPQIKRPLKASRTRQPSRTNLPELSVNEDLMQCTAFATADEYHLGSLSQELVSCGYVEVTSLPRDAANVLVMGVENTAKEGDPGMIFLFREGATVFWNVRDKTVKHVMQVLERHETQPYEVALVYWENEELNYMKIEGQSKLHRGEIKLNSELDLDDAILEKFAFSNALCLSVKLAIWEATLDKFIESIQSIPEALKAGKKVKLSHKEVMQKMGELFALRHRINLSSDFLLTPDFYWDRANLEELYDKTCQFLSIARRVKVMNEKLQHCMELTDLMRNHLNENRALRLEWMIVILITIEVMFELGRVFF; this is translated from the exons ATGCCAGCCAGGCTTCTCCAAACCCTGGCCTCTTTATCGAGTGCATCATTAAAGGCATACCAATGCAAGAGACTTGCTCGGCTTCCACTAAAGCCACTTACGGAATCTGAAAGTACAGCATGCCGAAAGAGCCTGAAAATACAGCAATGTTTAGACTCATTCTTTCCTCAAATAACAGCTGACAGCTTGAATAATCCAAAGATCCTGGAAATGAGCCGGATAATATCAAATGAAAGCAGACCCTTTTCATTAAACGCTGTCCACTGTTGGGATGGAAAAGCTTGCCTGCCAACCATGCACCCCTTTGGGACTCCCAGGAAAGTGGCCCACAAACCAAATCTCTTATGTGCTAAGTGGtttataaaaacagtaaaaaggcATCATTCTGTATCCACTGAAACACTTGTCCCAAAACAAGACCTTCCACAGATCAAGAGGCCCCTGAAGGCATCCAGGACCCGCCAGCCCTCCAGGACCAACCTTCCAGAGCTGTCTGTGAATGAG GACCTGATGCAGTGCACAGCATTTGCAACTGCAGATGAGTATCACCTGGGAAGTCTGTCTCAAGAGCTGGTCTCCTGTGGATATGTGGAAGTGACAAGCCTGCCTAGAG ATGCAGCCAATGTTTTGGTGATGGGTGTGGAGAACACTGCAAAAGAAGGTGATCCTGGAATGATATTCTTGTTCAG GGAAGGAGCTACTGTGTTCTGGAACGTAAGAGACAAAACT GTGAAGCACGTGATGCAAGTTCTGGAGAGACACGAAACCCAGCCCTATGAAGTGGCTCTGGTTTACTGGGAGAACGAAGAGCTGAACTACATGAAAATAGA GGGACAATCTAAACTGCACAGAGGGGAAATCAAGTTAAACTCAGAGCTGGACTTAGATGACGCTATACTAGAAAAATTTGCTTTCTCCAAtgctctctgcctctcag tGAAACTGGCTATTTGGGAAGCAACGCTGGACAAATTCATTGAGTCTATTCAGTCAATTCCAGAG GCATTAAAAGCTGGGAAGAAAGTCAAGCTGTCTCATAAAGAAGTTATGCAGAAAATGGGTGAGCTCTTTGCCCTCAG GCACCGTATAAATTTGAGTTCAGATTTCTTGCTGACTCCCGACTTCTACTGGGACAGAGCAAACCTGGAGGAGCTTTATGACAAGACCTGCCAATTTCTCAGCATTGCTCGAAGAGTTAAG GTCATGAATGAAAAGCTTCAACATTGCATGGAACTAACAGACCTAATGCGGAACCACCTGAATGAGAACCGGGCCCTCCGCCTGGAGTGGATGATTGTGATCCTCATCACCATCGAG GTGATGTTTGAGCTGGGAAGAGTATTTTTCTGA
- the Rmnd1 gene encoding required for meiotic nuclear division protein 1 homolog isoform X3 yields the protein MQCTAFATADEYHLGSLSQELVSCGYVEVTSLPRDAANVLVMGVENTAKEGDPGMIFLFREGATVFWNVRDKTVKHVMQVLERHETQPYEVALVYWENEELNYMKIEGQSKLHRGEIKLNSELDLDDAILEKFAFSNALCLSVKLAIWEATLDKFIESIQSIPEALKAGKKVKLSHKEVMQKMGELFALRHRINLSSDFLLTPDFYWDRANLEELYDKTCQFLSIARRVKVMNEKLQHCMELTDLMRNHLNENRALRLEWMIVILITIEVMFELGRVFF from the exons ATGCAGTGCACAGCATTTGCAACTGCAGATGAGTATCACCTGGGAAGTCTGTCTCAAGAGCTGGTCTCCTGTGGATATGTGGAAGTGACAAGCCTGCCTAGAG ATGCAGCCAATGTTTTGGTGATGGGTGTGGAGAACACTGCAAAAGAAGGTGATCCTGGAATGATATTCTTGTTCAG GGAAGGAGCTACTGTGTTCTGGAACGTAAGAGACAAAACT GTGAAGCACGTGATGCAAGTTCTGGAGAGACACGAAACCCAGCCCTATGAAGTGGCTCTGGTTTACTGGGAGAACGAAGAGCTGAACTACATGAAAATAGA GGGACAATCTAAACTGCACAGAGGGGAAATCAAGTTAAACTCAGAGCTGGACTTAGATGACGCTATACTAGAAAAATTTGCTTTCTCCAAtgctctctgcctctcag tGAAACTGGCTATTTGGGAAGCAACGCTGGACAAATTCATTGAGTCTATTCAGTCAATTCCAGAG GCATTAAAAGCTGGGAAGAAAGTCAAGCTGTCTCATAAAGAAGTTATGCAGAAAATGGGTGAGCTCTTTGCCCTCAG GCACCGTATAAATTTGAGTTCAGATTTCTTGCTGACTCCCGACTTCTACTGGGACAGAGCAAACCTGGAGGAGCTTTATGACAAGACCTGCCAATTTCTCAGCATTGCTCGAAGAGTTAAG GTCATGAATGAAAAGCTTCAACATTGCATGGAACTAACAGACCTAATGCGGAACCACCTGAATGAGAACCGGGCCCTCCGCCTGGAGTGGATGATTGTGATCCTCATCACCATCGAG GTGATGTTTGAGCTGGGAAGAGTATTTTTCTGA
- the Rmnd1 gene encoding required for meiotic nuclear division protein 1 homolog isoform X2, giving the protein MPARLLQTLASLSSASLKAYQCKRLARLPLKPLTESESTACRKSLKIQQCLDSFFPQITADSLNNPKILEMSRIISNESRPFSLNAVHCWDGKACLPTMHPFGTPRKVAHKPNLLCAKWFIKTVKRHHSVSTETLVPKQDLPQIKRPLKASRTRQPSRTNLPELSVNEDLMQCTAFATADEYHLGSLSQELVSCGYVEVTSLPRDAANVLVMGVENTAKEGDPGMIFLFREGATVFWNVRDKTVKHVMQVLERHETQPYEVALVYWENEELNYMKIEGQSKLHRGEIKLNSELDLDDAILEKFAFSNALCLSVKLAIWEATLDKFIESIQSIPEAPYKFEFRFLADSRLLLGQSKPGGAL; this is encoded by the exons ATGCCAGCCAGGCTTCTCCAAACCCTGGCCTCTTTATCGAGTGCATCATTAAAGGCATACCAATGCAAGAGACTTGCTCGGCTTCCACTAAAGCCACTTACGGAATCTGAAAGTACAGCATGCCGAAAGAGCCTGAAAATACAGCAATGTTTAGACTCATTCTTTCCTCAAATAACAGCTGACAGCTTGAATAATCCAAAGATCCTGGAAATGAGCCGGATAATATCAAATGAAAGCAGACCCTTTTCATTAAACGCTGTCCACTGTTGGGATGGAAAAGCTTGCCTGCCAACCATGCACCCCTTTGGGACTCCCAGGAAAGTGGCCCACAAACCAAATCTCTTATGTGCTAAGTGGtttataaaaacagtaaaaaggcATCATTCTGTATCCACTGAAACACTTGTCCCAAAACAAGACCTTCCACAGATCAAGAGGCCCCTGAAGGCATCCAGGACCCGCCAGCCCTCCAGGACCAACCTTCCAGAGCTGTCTGTGAATGAG GACCTGATGCAGTGCACAGCATTTGCAACTGCAGATGAGTATCACCTGGGAAGTCTGTCTCAAGAGCTGGTCTCCTGTGGATATGTGGAAGTGACAAGCCTGCCTAGAG ATGCAGCCAATGTTTTGGTGATGGGTGTGGAGAACACTGCAAAAGAAGGTGATCCTGGAATGATATTCTTGTTCAG GGAAGGAGCTACTGTGTTCTGGAACGTAAGAGACAAAACT GTGAAGCACGTGATGCAAGTTCTGGAGAGACACGAAACCCAGCCCTATGAAGTGGCTCTGGTTTACTGGGAGAACGAAGAGCTGAACTACATGAAAATAGA GGGACAATCTAAACTGCACAGAGGGGAAATCAAGTTAAACTCAGAGCTGGACTTAGATGACGCTATACTAGAAAAATTTGCTTTCTCCAAtgctctctgcctctcag tGAAACTGGCTATTTGGGAAGCAACGCTGGACAAATTCATTGAGTCTATTCAGTCAATTCCAGAG GCACCGTATAAATTTGAGTTCAGATTTCTTGCTGACTCCCGACTTCTACTGGGACAGAGCAAACCTGGAGGAGCTTTATGA
- the LOC118238367 gene encoding translation initiation factor IF-2-like, producing MVLSGGQSPGARRSRRPRPAGPPSSRPRPGLPAPAPRALGPPPAFARSPGTGVIRRLCCHGRCRNRLPAPAAPAPPCAFPEPGPGAARGPRDAVAVRAYLSPVRPRRGVRGRQSRAAWPNCPRRCRLCPALLLLLLLLLLPPRSVSPARRRAAAAGLFLSGYVKVT from the coding sequence ATGGTTTTGTCAGGCGGCCAGAGCCCCGGCGCCAGGCGCAGTCGCCGCCCCCGCCCCGCGGGTCCCCCCTCCTCCCGCCCCCGCCCCGGCCTCCCCGCCCCGGCGCCCCGCGCGCTCGGCCCGCCGCCTGCCTTCGCCCGGAGCCCCGGGACGGGAGTCATTCGTCGCCTTTGTTGCCACGGCCGCTGCCGGAACCGTTTGCCGGCTCCGGCGGCTCCCGCCCCTCCCTGCGCCTTCCCGGAGCCCGGGCCGGGGGCGGCACGTGGGCCCCGGGACGCGGTGGCGGTGCGCGCTTACCTGTCGCCGGTGCGGCCGCGGCGGGGCGTGAGGGGGAGGCAGAGCCGGGCGGCCTGGCCTAACTGTCCCCGCCGCTGCCGCCTCTGCCCCGCgttgctgctcctgctgctgctgctgctgctgccgccgcgGTCGGTGTCTCCGGCGCGGCGGCGGGCGGCGGCGGCGGGGCTTTTCCTGTCCGGTTACGTTAAGGTCACATGA